Genomic segment of Maricaulis maris:
CCCCACACCCCTCCCCGCTTGATTTCCGCGCCGTCAGCGTCCACACCGCCCGCCTGATCCGGAGACTGCCCCCATGACCACGCTTTGGCGCCTGACTGCCCTGTCCGACTTTGCCACGCTCGCCGACGTCGTCGAGCGGCTCGACGAGGCCTTTCCGCCGGTGGCGCTGAGCTGGGCAATCTTCGAGGAAAGCGATGGCGCCCGTCTGGATGTGCTGTTCCAGTCGATGCCGGACGAAGCGGCCTTCCGCACAGCCTCCGGCCTGTCCGAGGATATCCTGGTCGAGTTCGGGCCCTTGCCCGAGGAGGACTGGGTGCGGCTGTCGCTGCAAGGGCTCAAGCCGGTCGATGCCGGTCGCTTCACCCTGTTCGGCGCACATGACCGCGAGGCGGTCGCGGCCGGTCAGATCGGTATCGAGATCGAGGCCGGGCCGGCCTTCGGCACCGGACATCACGGCACCACACGAGGCTGCCTGATCGCCTTCTCGCAGATGCTTGATGAGGGCGCACAGCCGGACACCGTCTTCGATCTGGGTTGCGGCACGGCGGTGCTCGCCATCGCGGCAGCCAAGATCCTGCCGAACGCCGAAGTCCTCGCCTCGGACATTGATCCGGAAGCGATCGAGGAAAGTACGGAAAACTGTACGAAGAACGAAACCCCCGGCATCGACTGTTTCGTCGCCGAGGGTCTGGATCACGCCAAGCTGGCCGGTCGCCGGTTTGATCTCGTCTTCGCCAACATCCTGGCCGGACCACTGGTGGAACTGGCACCCGGTGTGGCCGGCATTCTCGCCCCCGGTGGCAAGGTCATCCTGTCCGGCCTGTTGACCGAACAGGAAGCCATGGTTCGCGCAGCCTATGAGGCCGAGGGCCTGACGGTTCACCGCCAGGACCCGCTGGAAGGCTGGGAGACGCTGGTAGCCAGCAAGGCGTGAGCGCCTATTCCTCTCTCGTCTCGTTGTCGAAACCGGCAAATAAATCAGCCAGTTCAATAGACAGCGCCTGCAAGTTCTCGCTGTCGGCATTGCCGGTCAGCGCGACGGATATCTGTGGCTCGACATAAACGAGCAGAAAGGACCGCCCGCCCGGCGAACCGCCGGAATGGGCAGCATAATGAAGGTCCGCGCTTTCGGCATAACCGGCCCAGGGGCCCGGCAGGTCCGACCAGCCGTTGAGGTCAACCATCTCGCCTGCCGCGAGGGTGGCCCCCATCGCCGCCAGCTCCCGTGAACTGGCCAGCAGCCCACCTGCTCCGAATTTGCACTCGGCCGACAGCCCCTCGATCATCTCCGGCCCGTCGCCGAGATCGACCCAGTTTGCCGCCTTTTCCGCGTCGGCGGCATCGCGGCGAGCCAGGTAGGTATCACCGAGGACTGACTGCATGGCGGCGTCAAAACTGTCGGCGCCTGTGAGCAGCACAAGGAGATGGCTCAGGAGGACGTAGCCGTAAGTGCTGTAGGCAATCTCGCCCTCGGGCGGCGCAATCAGCGGCGCGTCGATGAAATGATCCAGCGCGTCCGCCGGTGTCACGCAGCGGCGGTCGGAAAAGCTGATCCAGTCCTCCCTTGAGGTGTAGTGGCGAACCCCGGCTCGGTGGTCGAGCAGGTCGCGCAAACTGACGCCGTCATAGTGCACCGGCAGGTCGGGATCGATCTCAAGCACAGGCGTTTCGAGGTCGAGCCCGGTGGTCTCGGCCAGCCGGACATAAGCCAGTGCAGTCAGCATTTTTGCGACCGAGTAGACATTGTAGGAAGCGGTGACGCCGTCTGCCGCATCGCGGGACAAGCCACCCTCGGCCTCCCAGGCAATCTCGCCGTCAACCATCACTGTCGCATTGAGCGCGGGATAGGTTTGCGCAACGGTATCGAAGGCGGCCTGCGCCCGGTCGACCAGAACCGGTGTTGCGGCCTGACCTGTCAGTCCGAGCCAGAGACTTGCCGCTCCGGCACTCGCGGTCAAAAGACTTCCAATCATCTGCAGTGTATTCCTCTTGTTGACTTGCCCCCCGGCAAGAGGCGCTCATGGCGCGCTGTCGGGTGCCCGCCCAGCACAAAAGGATGAATGGCTCAAATCATGGCTGGATGGCTCAAAGCGATGGCGAACCTGCGGCCTGGCCTCGAAAGCGTCGGCCTGGCGCTGCTGGCGCTGGCCACCCTTTTGATGGCGCCGCTGCCGACAATGGAGGTGACCACGCCGGAGACGGTCCGGTATTTCAACGCCGATATCGGACTGGACACCGTCCTGTCTGCCCCGACCGCCGGCGAACCGGTCGCCTATCGTGCCATTGAACG
This window contains:
- a CDS encoding 50S ribosomal protein L11 methyltransferase; amino-acid sequence: MTTLWRLTALSDFATLADVVERLDEAFPPVALSWAIFEESDGARLDVLFQSMPDEAAFRTASGLSEDILVEFGPLPEEDWVRLSLQGLKPVDAGRFTLFGAHDREAVAAGQIGIEIEAGPAFGTGHHGTTRGCLIAFSQMLDEGAQPDTVFDLGCGTAVLAIAAAKILPNAEVLASDIDPEAIEESTENCTKNETPGIDCFVAEGLDHAKLAGRRFDLVFANILAGPLVELAPGVAGILAPGGKVILSGLLTEQEAMVRAAYEAEGLTVHRQDPLEGWETLVASKA
- a CDS encoding serine hydrolase domain-containing protein, producing the protein MIGSLLTASAGAASLWLGLTGQAATPVLVDRAQAAFDTVAQTYPALNATVMVDGEIAWEAEGGLSRDAADGVTASYNVYSVAKMLTALAYVRLAETTGLDLETPVLEIDPDLPVHYDGVSLRDLLDHRAGVRHYTSREDWISFSDRRCVTPADALDHFIDAPLIAPPEGEIAYSTYGYVLLSHLLVLLTGADSFDAAMQSVLGDTYLARRDAADAEKAANWVDLGDGPEMIEGLSAECKFGAGGLLASSRELAAMGATLAAGEMVDLNGWSDLPGPWAGYAESADLHYAAHSGGSPGGRSFLLVYVEPQISVALTGNADSENLQALSIELADLFAGFDNETREE